The genomic interval CGACCTGGCCTTCGACGAGGGGCTGGTGGTTCGCTGCGGTGACAAGGTGGGCGTCGTGCTCCCCTATGAGGGCCGCGACCCTCGCACCCGCCTCGACTGGGGCTACCGCAAGGCCGGCGTCACCGCGCGCGACGCCTGCGACATCTTCCGCATGCGCGCCATTCGATTCGCCGAGGAGGTCTCCCGATGAGACGCGTCATCACCGTGCTGCTCTGCTTCGTCGCCCTGGCTGCCGCCGTCATCGCGGCGCCCACCCAGCAGGATCCCACGCTCTTCGCCTATCAGGCCTCGAACCAGTACTGGAACCCGAAGGGCTAGGGGCCGAAGATCAGCATCGTCGAGAGCGGGCAGCGCGACGTGTCGTTCGTGGTGCATCGGTTGCGATCGCTGCCCCTGCGCGACGGCGCAATCGAGGTCGAACGCCTCCCGGACAGCGCCCTCGGGCAGGTCGTGCACGCGCACGTCGAGCGGTGGCGCGACGCAACCCCCGCGAATCCCAAGAGTCGCCTGCACCGTGGCGCGAGCGGCCTGGAGGGCGACTACCGCCTGCCCATCCGCGACGAAGGGGCCTACCTGCTCACCGTGAGCAACGGGGTGACGCAGCTGCGCTTCTTGTACTTCGTTTCGCCCCTGGGCGTTGTGGTGAACCACACCCGCGACGTGGTGGCAGGCTACGTATACGACCAGAAGGCGGCGCACCCCCTCGCGGGCGCAACCGTCGATGTGTGGAACGGCCCGGGGCACTGCACGCGGGTGAAGACCGACGCGCGCGGCACCTTCCGCGTGCCGCTCACGCGCACCCTCGAGCACCGTCTCACCGTGGTGGCCTCTGATCGATCGTCACGGGCCGTGTACAGCGAGGGCGTCTACGGCACCGCCGCGGCCGCCGACCAACTCTACCTCTTCACCGATCGCCCCCTCTATCGCGGCGGCCACACGGTGTACTTCAAGGGAACTGCCGAACGCGCAGGCGTGGTCGCCGCCGATCAGGCGCTGCGGGTCGAGGTGCGCGACGCCGCCAATCACGTGCTGCTCGAGAGAGACGCACGCACCAACCGCTTCGGATCGTTCCACGGCGAGCTCACGCTGCCCGAGGTGTCGCCGCCCGGCGAGTACAATGTGGTGACCCAGTGGGGCGCGCGGCGCTTCTACCAGTCGTTCACGGTGCGCCAGTACCGCAAGCCCTGGTTCGAGGTGAAGGTGAAGCCGCAGGTCGCCGATGTGCGGCTGCAGCAGCCGTTCACCGTTTCGATCACAGCCGAGTCGTTCACCGGCATGCCGGTGGCTCGAGGGAAGGCCCACGTCGTCGTGACCGCCGCGCCGCGGGTGGCGCCGGGCCCGCCCGCGCCCACCGACCTGTGGGAACTGCGCAGCGCGCCGCTGCTCGACGCCCCGAAGACCGTCAGCGAGCAAGATGTGTCTCTCGACGACAAGGGCATGGGCACCGTGACCGTGAAGACCGAGGCTGGCGAGACCGACTTCGACTACACCGTCACGGCCGAGGTGCAAGACGCCGAGCATCATCAGGCGAGCGCAAGCGCCACCGTATTGGTGACACGGGCAAGCCTGCAGACCGCCGCATGGCTCGAGCGCGATCTGGTGGCGCCGGGCGATGCGGCCACCGTCTTCCTGCGCGCCACCACGATGACGGGCGCCCCCTGCGCCACCGCCATGAGGCTGCGGGTCGAACGGGCCGACTTCCCCAAGATGCGAAGCACGCCCACGTGGTCGGCGACGGCACTCGAAGGGCAGGCCACCACCGATGCAGATGGGCGGGCCAAGTGGTCGTTCAAGGTCCCGGTCGGCGGTTACTACCGCGTGGTGGCTGAGGCGCGCGATGAGAGCGGCCGCCCTACCGTTGCCCACGCCTTCTTCTGGACCTCGGGGGGAGGCACCGCCAACGGCCAGGCCTCGCTCGAGCTGGTGTCTGACCGCCGCTCGTATCGCGTGGGCGACACGGCCCATGTGCTCATCAACAGCGGCCTGAAAGATGCCTGGGTCTACCTCACCATCGAGGGCACCACCGTGCACGAGCAGCGCGTCTTTCGTCTGCAGGGCGGCAGCGGCACCTGCGAGATCCCGGTCACGCCGAAGCTCTCGCCTGGCTTCTACGTGCACGCGAGCATCGTGCAGGGCGGCCAGTACCTGGGCGGCGCGCTCGCGCTGGCCGTGCCCGACCGAAACAAGATTCTCGATGTGTCGGTGCAGCCGCTGCAGTCGAGCTGCCGTCCGGGCGACGAGACGACGTGGCAGGTGCGCATCAAGGACGTGAAGGGGAAGCCGGTCGAGACCGAGTTCTCGCTGCAGGTGGTTGATGAGGCCCTGCTGGCCCTGCAGGCCGACACCACGCAGGACCCGCGCGCGTTCTTCTACGGCCGTCGGCAGAACGACGTGGTCACGGGCTACACCGTCTCGCGCGAGGTGACGGGCGGCTCCTACCAGAACGTGCCGCAGCGGCCGCGCCCACAGACCGATGTCCCCCGGCACACCTTCCGCGATACCGCGTACTGGAACCCGGTGCTCACGACCGGGGCCGATGGCACGGCCACCGTGAAGGTGCCGCTGCCGGAGAACCTGACCCGCTGGCGCGGCACGGTGCGCGCCATCACCCCGACGGTGCAGGTGGGCCTCGGTCAGGACACGCTGGTGGCGCGCAAGGCGCTCATGGTGCGCCTGGCGGCGCCCCGCTTCATGCGCGTGGGCGACCGGCTCGCCATGACCGCTGAGGTGCAGAACCTCACCGACCGCCCGCAGAGCGTCGTGGCCACCCTGGTCACCAGCGGCGCCGAGATCGCCGACGCCGGGCCGCGCACCGTGAAGGTGGCGGCGAAATCGTCGGGCCAGGTCACCTGGACAGTGGTCGCGCCCGCGGCCGGTCCTGAGCGCATCGGCCTGAAGATCCAGGCGCGCGCCCCCGAGACCGGTCTGGCCGACGGCGAGCGCTTCGACATCCCCGTTCGCCCCTACGGGCAGGAGGTCGTGATCGCTCGCGCGTGGCGCAAGGCCGCGACGACGCCGGGGTCGGCATTGGACGATCGCTTCACCCTTCCCGCGGGCAGCGCGCGGCGCGTCACCCTCCGCCTGGCCCCGAGCATCGCCGCGGCCGCGCTGGGCGGCCTCGACACGCTGGTCACCTACCCCTACGGCTGCACCGAGCAGACCATGTCGTCGTTTCTGCCGGATGTTGCGGTGGCCTCGGTGCTGAAGCGCACGGGTCTGCGCAATGCCACGCTCGAAGGTCGCCTGCCCGCCGTGGTGCGGGCCGGCCTCGTGCGACTCTACGGCTACCAGCATGACGATGGCGGCTGGGGCTGGTGGGAGCGCGACGAGAGCGATGGGCGCATGACCGCCTATGTGGTGTACGGGTTGGCGCTGGCGTGCAGAGCCGGTCATCCGGTGGCGCCGGAGGTCATGCGAAATGGACGGGAATGGCTGCTCTCGCGCGTCATCACGCGTGGTGACCTCACGCCCATCGATGACGAGGAGGATCTCTTCGCGCTGCGCGCCGTCACCGCCGCCGATGCGGTGACGCGTCCGGGTGCGCGCGTCAGGGGCAAGCGGACAGCAGGGCCCCCGCCCAATCTCACCTCGTTTGTGAAGCGCGCCGGCAAGCTTGGCCCCTTCGGCCTCGCCTTGCTGGCTGACGCCCTCGCCAACCAGGGACGCCTGACCGAGGCGCGTCGCGTGCTCGACCTGGCCTGGCAGCGAGGTGTGCCCGAGGGTGAGACGCTGTTTCACTGGAGATCTGTTCGCAAGGACGATCAGTGGGGCAACAGCGATGTCGAGGTGACGGCGGCCCTGCTCGCCACGGCGGTGCGCCTCGCGCCCGCCGACCCGCGCGTGGCGCAGGCGACGGCGTGGCTCATGCAGGCGCGCCAGGGCGAGGGCTGGGGAACCACCCGAACCACCGCGCTCGCCCTGCTGGCCCTGGGCGAGCTCATGGGGTCGACCCGCGAGCGCACTCCCCGCTACGACGCTCGGGTGACGGTCAACGGGCACGCGGTCGGCGATATTGCCGTGACTCCGGATCAGCCCCTCGACAAGGAGCGCGTCATCGAGGTGCCCGCATCGGCGCTGATCGACGGTGAGAACGTGGTGCGCATCGAGGCGAGCGGCGCAGGCGTGGTATACGTCTCGCGCGACGCGCGCGCGTTCGTTCCCGAGGTTCCCCGCGAGCGTGAGAGCGGTATCTCGGTGAAGCGGCGGTGGCAGGTTCGCGACGCCAGGGGCGGGTGGGCCGACGCCACGCGTCCCCTGCGCGCGGGCGAGGACGTGCGCGTGGTGCTCGATGTGTCGTCGCCCGACGCGCGTGCGCACGTGCTCGTCGAGGACCCCTTGCCGGCGGGCTTCGAGGTCACTGAGGCCGACGACGTCAACCCAACCTACAACCGCCGCGACGTGCTCGATGATCGGGTGGCCTTCTTCTTCACCCATCTGGAGAGTGGCATCACCACCATCACTTATCGGGGGGTCGCCGAGAACGGCGGACAGGCACGTGTGATGTCCACCATTGCCGAGATGATGTACCTGCCATCGGTGCGGGGGCAGAGCGCGGGGACCACGCTCGAGGTGAAGCCGTGATGCGCGCGCGTTCCCCCGTTGCAGTGATGGTTTGCCTGCTCGCCATCAGTCTCTGCGGGGCCCCTGGCCTCGCGGGCGAGCCCTGGCCCTCGGTGGGCGTTGCGGCGCCCGACTTCGCGCTGCCGCGCGCCGACCAGAGCGGCACGCTCCGCCTCTCGTCGCTGCGCGGACGCCCCGCCATCGTGACCTTCTGGGCGTTCTGGTGCGACACGTGGCGCGAGGTGCGCCACGGCTACCGAGAGCTCGCCGATCGGGGCGTGCCCGCGCAGCTCGTCGCGGTGGCTGTCGATCCGACGCGCCAGGAGCTGCTCGCGCAGGCCGACGACGCACCCGCGCCGTTCTATCCCGTGCTGCTCGACGTGCGGCACGCGGTCTCCGAGCAGTACCACGTGCGCAAGGTGCCCACCGTGCTCGTGCTCGACGCCCGCGGCACCATTCGCTTTCGCGCGTCGGGCTGGCCGGGAACGCGCCCCCTGATCGACGCGGTGACCCGCGCGAACCGCTGAGGCTGTCGGTATCGGCCCTGAAGCGAATCGTTCACCCAGCAGATCAATTCACGTGGGTCAGAGAGGTCACATACGAATGATTTGTACGTGGGTAGCGTGAGCGGCCCCTCAGGCAAACCACCAGGCCGCGCAGATGGCCAGCCAGGCGATGAGAACCGGCGCGCATCCGCCTGAGCGCTTCGAGCCCACGATCTGGCCCTTGGGCGCCTTTGCCCCATCAACAACCGCGGGGGCCTCGGTAGATGCGACGGCACCGGCACTGGGCGTGTCGTCTGGCGCAAACCCCTCGGCGACGGCCATGAGATCGTGCTTGAGCTCACCCGTGTCGAAGTGCCGCTGCGTCGGATCCGGGTTCACCGACTTGGTGATGACGCGGGCCAGCGCGGGGGGCACCTCCGGCCCCAGCCCTTGCCCTTCGCCCGGGGGGCTGCCAGTGACAGCGAGGTGCAGCAGCGCGCCGGTCGCGTAGATGTCCATCAAGAGATCGGGTGGGCCGCCCGCGAGGTGCTCCGGTGCCTGATATCCGGGCGCACCGCACACCTTTGCGGTGCCTTCGCCCGCGCGAAAGTGCATGCCCAGGCCCTGATCGTAGAGCTTGATCTCTTCGTCTTCGTTCACCCAGACGGTGCGAGGCCCGATGACGCGGATGGGAACCGGATCGTAGCCGGTGTGGAAGAAGTACACCACATCGAGCAGCTTGGCCCCGAGATCGGCGACCATCTCGAGGGGCAGCTTCCCCCCGTGACGCGCCACCAGGGCCTCCCATGGCACGCCCTCGACCCACTCGGAGAGCACGTAGGCGCGATCACCCTCGATGAAGTGATCGACGATCTGCGCCAGCCCTTGATGTCGAAGCGGCGCGAGACGCGCGGCCTCGGCCTCGAACGCGGCGCAGGCTGCTTCGCGATGGTCGGGTGCGAGCACGGTGATATCGTACTCGCGCATGGCCCAGTCGGTGGAGAACCGCTGATCGCGCACCCGATACAGGTTCTCGTCTCTGCCGGTCTCGACCCGCGCCTCGACGCGATACCGCTCGCGCAGCACGACCCCTTCTTGAAGTGGTTCCATGAACACCTCGCGCACCACAGGCTCTTCTCCCCGATGGAGCGGTGTCCATCAGGGAGAAGGGCACTTGGCCACGAGCAGGCGACAGTCCTTCGCCCCGCACTCACGCGCTTACGCGCTCACCTTCAGATCCAGGGGAAATCTCGCGTGGCATAGCGGTAGCCGTCGGTGCGCGCCGAGGGGTTGCCCATGAAGTGGCCTGCCACCTGTTTGTGCTCACGCACCCAGTCTTTGAGGTCTTGCGGACCTTTTGGGTCGGTGGACGGATCGTAGCCAAGGCCGTTGTGCCGCCCTTCCGATCCGCCGGGCGAGACCCCTTTGGTTCCCACGCGCCGCGCCGCGTAGTAGTTGTCGACGCCGAGCGTGTCGAGAGCGGTCTTCTTCGCCTTCACGATGTCTCCGAGCGACTTGTCAGACACGTTCTTGCCGTAGGTCGAGCGGATCTTGTCCCAGTCGAAGCTCTTGATCTGCTTGTTGTCGTCATCCATCGAGGCCTTGGGGTTGCCCGTGCTCTCGCCACCGCCCTTGGTGGGCATCTTCAGGTCGCCGTACTTCCACAGCATGGCCACGTTGTCGTTGAACGGCCCGACGTTCATGGCGCCATTGTCGCTGTAGTCTTTCGACGCATCACGTCCCCCCGGACCGCCGGGTCCGGTCTCTCCCCGCAGCGATGGGCGCGACTGCTCGAAGGGGATCTCCGCCGTGAAGATCGATTTCTGCTCGTTCGACAAGCCGAGATCGGGTCGGTCGAGCAGCCCCGCGATCTCCTGCTTGCCCTGGGCTCGATCGCTGCTGTTGCCCGAGTCGCTGGCCAGTGGCGCCACCTTCTGCCCGGGATCGATGCCGTACTGCGACCCCCCACGCGGTGTGCTGCCTTCATCGATGCTCATGGCCTTCACCGAGCCGCCTCGGGGACCGCCTTCAGCCACGTTCTGGCGCAGCGCGCCCACGAGTTGCGACGATTCACCGCTCTTCTGCGATGCCCTGGCCTCGCTCGACAGCCTCACCGAATCGGGGGCATGACCGGGATGGCCCGCATGGCCAGCAGTCGCGCTCTGCGTCTTTGCGGCCGGCTTGGCGCTCTTCGCCGGCGCGGCGTGCTTCACGCCTCCCGACGCGCCTGCGCTGGGGGTGTGCACTGGTTCGATTGTTTCGCTCATGCCATTTTGTCCTTCCCATCGTCGTGAGAGCACGGCTGCCCATCCCCCGATGCGCAGCCCCTCGCCTTCCTGTGTCATCAGCCTAGCGCGAGATGGGGCCGTGAAAAAGATCGAGACAACATCATTTCTGCGTTCAATGTTACGCCGATGTTGAAATGCTTCGCATCGGCAGCAACAAGCGCGCCATGAATTTCACCGCATCGGACGCGCGCGGCGCATGCGAGAGAAGTTCACACGGCGTTCACGCGCTGTTCTTGGCGTTCGAGGGCCGCGCGCGGCTACACTGGCCTTCCAGCCGCGCCCCTTCGAAACACGCAGTGGGTGCGAGAACAGTGAGAAAGGCCGGAACTCCACCCATGCAGACTGAGCTCAAGAGCAGCAACCCAGAGCGCGACCAGATCCTTTCGCAGACCATCGATCAGATCAACCGTCACCACGGCAAAGGCGCCATCATGCGCCTGGGCGAGGCATCGACCGCGCTGCGGGTCGACGCCATCCCCACGGGCGCCCTCACCCTCGATATCGCCCTCGGCGTCGGCGGCATGCCCCGCGGACGTGTGGTGGAGGTGTACGGCCCGGAATCGTCGGGCAAGACCACCCTGGCCCTCGCCGCGGTGGCCCGCGCTCAAGCCCTGGGGGGGTGCGCCGCCTTCATCGACGTGGAGCACGCCCTCGACCCCACCTACGCCCAGGCCCTCGGCGTCGACTGTGAGAACCTGCTGGTCTCGCAGCCCGACTCCGGTGAGCAGGCGCTCGAGATTCTCGAGCAGCTCGCCCGCAGCGGTGCCCTCGATGTCATCGTGCTCGACTCGGTGGCGGCCCTGGTTCCCCGCGCCGAGATCGAAGGCGAGATGGGCGATGCCCACGTGGGGCTGCAGGCCCGCCTCATGTCGCAGGCCATGCGCAAGCTCACGGCGGTGCTGTCGAAGACCCGCACCTGCGCCATCTTCATCAACCAGATCCGGGAGAAGGTGGGCGTGATGTTCGGCTCTCCGGAGACGACCCCTGGAGGGCGCGCGCTGAAGTTCTTCGCGAGCGTGCGCCTCGAGGTGCGCAAGAAGGAGACCATCAAGCAGGGGGCCGACCCCATCGGCTCACACGTGCAGGTGAAGGTCGTCAAGAACAAGCTGGCCCCGCCGTTCCGCGTGGCCGAGTTCGACATCTTCTTCGGTCGCGGCATCTCGTGGGCCGGATGCCTGCTCGATGTTGCGGTCGACCAGGGTCTGGTGAACCGTAGCGGCGCCTGGTACACCTTCGGTGACGACCGGCTGGGACAGGGGCGTGAGAACGTGCGCGCCTATCTGGAGGAGAACCCGGAGGTGGCGGGACGCCTCGATGCGCTCATAAGGGCATCTGCGCTCATTGCGCCGCAGCCCCTGGTGTCGCCCAGCTCAACAGCGGAACTGGCGTGAGCCGACGGCTGCCCGTTCGATTCTGCATCGAGCGGGCAGCCAGTGCACTGGCTCGCGTACCCAGGCCGCTCGGGCTACCTGCCGAGTGCCTTCTTGATGTCGTCGTCGCTGGCGCCCTGCTTGTTGGCCATGACCGTGAGCAGCAGCACCATGCGCTCGGTGTTCTGTTGCGTCTCGCGGGAAGCGGCCGCCGTTGCCGAGATCTGGTACAGGACAAAAGCGAGAATGATGAAGTGGGTGAAGCCCGCCAGGAAGTAGACGATCGGGCTGATCATTGCGTTGCCCCTCCAATGGGTTGAGTGACCGGACCCGCGGGAAGCCCATGCTCGCGCCCGGTCTCTGCGGGATGCGTCGGAAAGACCGACGACTGGAAGAGGCGCATTCGTTTCGAGACTGCGCCCCCCCTGCCGAGGTTGCGAACCGGTTGCTCAGCGCGCCTTTCGACGCTCCCGGCGCAGGCGTCGCGTGATGCCCCAGTCAGAGTCAGCGTCGGTCTCCAGCTCGCGCGCCACGGCGAAGGCTTCGCTGGCGTCTTCTTCGCGACCGAGAGCCTGGAGCACGTGGCCGTAGTGATAGAAGTGGAGGGAGGTCGCAAGCAAGGCGCTCTCGTCGGAGCAGCCCGCCTCGATGACCTGCTCGATGAGGCGCAGCGCCTCCTCGAGATCGCCCTGCTTGAAATGCAGCCAGCCGACGGTGTCGGCGACGTGCGCATCGAAGAGCTGGGGCGCCAGCTCTCGCGCCTTCTCGGTGTAGAGAAGGGCGAGCTTGGGATTCTCTCCTCGCTCGACCATGCAGTAGGCCAGATCGTTGTACGCCGCGGCCTGGTAGATGGCGTGCGGGGTGAAGCGCAACACCGCGTGGCAGTGCTCGATGGCCTCGGCGTAGCGCCCCTCGCGGATGCAGAGGTTCCAGATCAGGTTGTGGACGGACGCGCTCTCGGGAACAACAGCCACCGCCGCCTCGAGCTCCTGCAGCGCACGCCCGAAGAGCCTCCGCTGGCGATAGCGCTCCGCCACGACCAGATGCAGCACGAACTCGGGGGGATACCGACGACATCTCTCCAGGGCGCCGCGAAGCAGATATCCGCCCACAATCGCCGCCCAGAGCGCCACTCCCGCCTCCACGCTCTCCTCGGAGTCGGCTTCCGCATCGTCGCTGAGAAGGCCCTCGCGCTCGAGCGCGCCGCGCACACGCTGGAGCGCCGCGCCGAGAACCGAGACGAGCCGCTGGTAGACCTCTGGCTCTGCCAGGGGCCGATCAACGATGCGGCGGCTCGCCATGCGCGCCTGCATGCCCAGCCACTCCTCGAAGACATACTCGAACGAGACCGCTGGAAAGCCCAGGGAGGCTGCTGGGCGAGCCAGCATGGCTGTGGCTTCTGCCCTCTCGTCGACCACGCGCCGTCGCCCCCGCTTCGCGGGTCTGCGGTATGCCTGCGGGCCCACGGAGACCCCGCGCAACAGGCACCCCCCTGGCCCGACACCTTCAAGCCAGGTCGCGTCAGGCTCAACGCCCATCGGGGCGAAGGGCTTCACCGCATCGCCGGGCTCGCCGTCGTCTGAAGCATCCCAGAAGCACGAGAGGCCGACGAACGCACCCAGTCGGGCCGCGAGGCCGAAGGCATCCTCGACATCGGCCAAGGCCTTGCGCGACAGGCGGCGCATCGGCTCAGACGCCTCGGCGTAGGCCCTCACCTGCTCCCCCGCTACGAGATGCGATACCAGATGCTCCACCTCGCCCACAACGGCGGGCGAGAAGAGCGAGGCGCTCTCCGAGAGGCCCGTGGTGAACTCCTGGAGGGAGCGTTCGAGGTTGCCTTCCTCGAGCGCGGCCAGTGCGAGGCGGAACGAGACGTCGACGAACGCGGGCGCAAAGGCGCTGTCGAGCGACGCCGCAACACGATAGGCCTTGCGCGCGAGGCGAGGACGGCCCTGCTTCTCGTACAGCATGCCGAGGGTGAGGTGCATGTGCGGATTGTCCGGCTCGAGCGCGACGGCGGAAGCGACCTGCTGCGCGGCTTTCTTCAGCTCTCCCATCGCTTCGTGGCAGAGTCCGAGCTCATAGGCCACCGCGGCATGCTCTCCCCCTTCTCCGCGGGTGCGCGCCTTCTTCAGCTCGAGGAGCGCCTGTTTCATCTGCCCTTGGGCGCGCAGCACGCTGGCCAGGATCAGGTGGTGCTCCGCAAGATCATCGCCGGAGGCCATCGCGTCGCGCAGCACGCCCTCGGAAAGCGCAAGAAGACCTTTCTGACGGTAGAACAGTGCGAGGTCGGCTGCGCGCACGGCAGTGCTGGCCACGTTGCGTCGACCGGTTGACGTGAGCGCGGCACGGCTTGTGCCGCGAGGGCGAGACCGAAGCGGCGTTGCGGCGTCGGGCTCCAGCCTGGCCCAGCCCCCATGGAACGACTCGAGCGCGGCGAGTGCCCGATCATGTCTTCCCAGCAGGCCGTGGGTCACGACGAGGGCTTCGCGGGCGCCGGCGTGCAGCTTGTCTTGTCGGCCTAGCTTCTGCAGCAGGCGCAGCGAGCGCTGCGGCTCTCCGCTGGCAAGGCTCGCCACGGCGTCATCGTAGAGACGCTCGATCTCAGAGAGGTCGTGCCCTGCTTCGGCGAGCTCATCGCGGCACTCGGGGCAGGTTCGCACGCCCGTCACGCCCGCTCTGCATCGAACACATCTCATGGCTGCTCCACTTCGCTGCGCGCCGACCGGATGAGAGAGTGGACGGTGGCTTCCCACCGCTCACAGCAGGGATCTTCCAGGCCCGGAAGGCCTTTCCTCCCGTCAGAGCAGGGGGGACCGCGACGGAGAAGAGAAAGGCGGGGCTCTCTCGAGCCCCGCCCGCGTCACCGCGCATGCGGTGGATGGCGCGATCAGTTCGGGGAGACCTCAACGGTCTTGCCGTTCGCACCCTGGCGATGGAGCACGTTCGCAACGGTCTCACGAACCTTGCCGCTCGCCTCGTTCATCTTCTCAGCGACCTTGCCCTTGGCGGTGGTGGTCCACTCGCCGACGTCTTCCTTGATCTCCTCGGCCTTGGTGGCCGCGGTGGCCTTCGCCTGGAAGGCCTTCTCCTTGAGCAGCTCGCGGGTCTCCACGCCGCTGCGCGGTGCGGTGAGAATCGCGGTCGCGGCGCCGATGAGGCTTCCGGTGAGCAGGCCGAGCACGAAGCCGAGCCCTCCCTTGCTGACCTTCGACGGCTTCACTTCGTTGCACTCTGACATGATGTTGCCTACCTCTCGTTGCTAGTCAAAACGATTTCGTGTCTTGCGGTCTGCGCTCTCGAGACCGTGTTCACACCCTGACTATACAGCATGTTCCTCCTCCGCGCACCTCCCACTTCGAGTGAAAATCAGGGGGAGGAAGTTCTCCCTCTTCCGAGGGATATAGCCCGCGATGAAAACGGCCGAGCCCATTCAGATCTCACGCCGCCTCACGCTGCTCTGGGGCCCTCGTGGCCGTCGCCTCGTGGAAGACGTTCTCTCGAGCGTGCCGGCGTCGCTCGGCGCGCTGGCGCTGCACCTCGTGGTGATCGACCCGCGGCGCCGACAGGCTCTCTGGGCGGGAAGCCGCCTTGGCCGCGCGGAGGCGGCCGAGACCGAGGCCCCGTGCCCCCCCACGCTGACGGCCGGGCCGGCGTCGCACATGCTGGGGCTCGCCCCGGTGCTCGGCGCACTCGGCGATCTCGATCGACTCCACTGCATCCCCCTGGCAAG from Pseudomonadota bacterium carries:
- the recA gene encoding recombinase RecA, producing MQTELKSSNPERDQILSQTIDQINRHHGKGAIMRLGEASTALRVDAIPTGALTLDIALGVGGMPRGRVVEVYGPESSGKTTLALAAVARAQALGGCAAFIDVEHALDPTYAQALGVDCENLLVSQPDSGEQALEILEQLARSGALDVIVLDSVAALVPRAEIEGEMGDAHVGLQARLMSQAMRKLTAVLSKTRTCAIFINQIREKVGVMFGSPETTPGGRALKFFASVRLEVRKKETIKQGADPIGSHVQVKVVKNKLAPPFRVAEFDIFFGRGISWAGCLLDVAVDQGLVNRSGAWYTFGDDRLGQGRENVRAYLEENPEVAGRLDALIRASALIAPQPLVSPSSTAELA
- a CDS encoding YtxH domain-containing protein — its product is MSECNEVKPSKVSKGGLGFVLGLLTGSLIGAATAILTAPRSGVETRELLKEKAFQAKATAATKAEEIKEDVGEWTTTAKGKVAEKMNEASGKVRETVANVLHRQGANGKTVEVSPN